The genomic interval GGGGCTTTGCAAACGGGCCGTTTCATCCTGCCAGGCTGCAAACAGATGATGCAGAATAAACAAATTTACCTGCCCCATCGGACTGTAAGTAAGAATCTGGTTGCCTGTAATAGCAGGCTGCTTCGAAAAAAAATCGCCAGCCATTTTTCTGGCGTATATTTTACTGTATGTTTCCAGCGCGGGAATATTGAGTTTGTTTGTCATCTGTTCACGCTTTTAATTAATTTGTAAAGGTATCAATTTATGCCCACACTTATCATACGAAACCTTTTTAACAAGCCTATAGAAATTACACACCCAGCTAAAAGCGCCTTATACCATATTCAACTGGCGACTGTCGACTGGATGCATGCATGTGGAGGAAAAGGCAGATGTACGACCTGCCGTATCCGGGTGGTGGAAGGGATGCAAAATATAAGCCACCTTTCTGCAGCTGAACAAAAATACCGCAACCAGGGCAGGCTTAAATTAACCGAACGCCTCACCTGCCAGATTACACTTACTGGAAATGTAGTTGCAGAGGTTCCCGAAGCCTGCAAACTCCCGCATATCACCTATTCCTGAAGGTAGGGCAGTAAAGAAATACCTACGCTATACAAACAAATCCTCCCCAAAAATCAGTATTTTTGTTAGAAGCCTGTTGATGGTGTACATTTTATTCTTTTATCTCTGATCCTATTTTCAGAGATAAAATATCCATCAGTATCTTATCTAATTGTGTGAACAGGTTGTATTTCGTATAGATTTTCATGACAGATTACTATCAAATATTAGGAATCAGCAGACAGGCAGGCATTCAGGAAATTAAGTCAGCATTCAAGAAACTGGCTTTACAGTATCATCCCGACCGGAATGCAGGAAGCCTGGTGGCAGAAGAAAAATTCAAACAGATCAATGAAGCCTATCAGGTTCTTTCGGATACACAGGATAAACTTATCTATGACCTGAAGCTGAATGGATACAGTTCTTACAGCTATACCACAGATACTACCCAGCAGCCTACCTACAACCAAACCTATACCTATTCCCGGCCTTATTCACCGCCCACCTACCGCCATGACCCAAATGCTGCCAGAAAAGCCTATGGTGTGGGAACAATAATTATACTCATTATGGCCATTATAGGGTATTCGCTCTATACATTC from Rhodocytophaga rosea carries:
- a CDS encoding 2Fe-2S iron-sulfur cluster-binding protein; protein product: MPTLIIRNLFNKPIEITHPAKSALYHIQLATVDWMHACGGKGRCTTCRIRVVEGMQNISHLSAAEQKYRNQGRLKLTERLTCQITLTGNVVAEVPEACKLPHITYS